One genomic segment of Aliarcobacter cibarius includes these proteins:
- the pyrH gene encoding UMP kinase, whose protein sequence is MNKRVLVKFSGEALAGAEGYGIDTKILDYIAEEIKTLVEYGVEVAIVIGGGNIIRGVTAAADGVIKRTSADYMGMLGTVINGVAMQEALEHKGLSARLQTAIKMEEIAEPFIVRKAMRHFEKGRVVIFGAGTGNPYFTTDTGATLRATEIGASMLIKATKVNGVYDKDPMKFPDAQKLDILSYDRALEDQIKVMDDTAIALAKDNRLPIAVTNMNEQGNLLRIVKGDYSKCSIVK, encoded by the coding sequence ATGAACAAAAGAGTACTTGTTAAATTTTCTGGAGAGGCTTTAGCTGGAGCTGAAGGTTATGGTATAGATACAAAGATTTTAGATTATATTGCAGAAGAGATTAAAACTCTAGTTGAATATGGTGTAGAAGTTGCTATTGTTATTGGTGGTGGAAATATAATTAGAGGTGTTACTGCAGCTGCTGATGGTGTTATAAAAAGAACAAGTGCTGATTACATGGGAATGCTAGGAACTGTAATAAATGGAGTTGCTATGCAAGAAGCTCTTGAGCACAAAGGATTAAGTGCAAGGCTACAAACAGCGATAAAAATGGAAGAAATTGCTGAACCTTTTATTGTAAGAAAAGCAATGAGACATTTTGAAAAAGGTAGAGTTGTTATTTTTGGAGCAGGAACTGGAAATCCATATTTTACAACTGATACTGGAGCAACATTAAGAGCAACAGAAATTGGTGCTAGTATGCTTATAAAAGCAACTAAAGTAAACGGTGTATATGATAAAGATCCTATGAAATTTCCAGATGCACAAAAATTAGATATTTTAAGCTATGATAGAGCTTTAGAAGATCAAATAAAAGTTATGGATGACACAGCAATTGCTTTAGCAAAAGACAATAGACTTCCAATAGCTGTTACAAATATGAATGAACAAGGGAACCTTCTTAGAATTGTAAAAGGTGACTATAGTAAATGTTCGATAGTAAAATAA
- a CDS encoding DNA-directed RNA polymerase subunit omega, whose product MERLEERISRALKQVDNDRYILAIAVGQRADELSKGAKPLLAQNTQKMKYTDIAIDEIASGLLKIDGLVSKEK is encoded by the coding sequence ATGGAAAGATTAGAAGAAAGAATTTCAAGAGCATTAAAACAAGTTGATAATGATAGATATATTTTAGCTATAGCTGTAGGTCAAAGAGCAGATGAATTAAGTAAAGGAGCTAAACCTCTTTTAGCTCAAAATACTCAAAAAATGAAATATACTGACATTGCTATAGATGAAATAGCAAGTGGTTTGTTAAAAATAGATGGATTGGTAAGTAAAGAAAAATAG